The Mustela nigripes isolate SB6536 chromosome 8, MUSNIG.SB6536, whole genome shotgun sequence DNA segment GCAGGTCAATCACTGAAGGAtatgcttcatttatttaaaaaaaaaaaaatccctcctatTGGAGTGGGGTTCACATGGGCCGGTGGGCAGGACCCGTGCCCTGGGAGACATCGTATGCCATAAAGCACTTTCTGGCTTTGTACTCTCCAAGGGAATGCTTTCTGTGGTGGTGGCTGCTTAACACCACCtaactttttttaatagttgtttCCATGGAAACTCTTCATTATTTGATAGATCATAGTTACCTACATCCTTTTTCGATTATTGGGCAAGAAATAAAAGTTGTAAATATAAAACAAGGGGTTTTGCACAACAGAtgtagattttcttatttttctttcttagttgacatttactgagctcctAGCACATCTGGATGCAATGACTGTTCAGCCCTGAAGAGGAGGGCAGAGCGGCCCAGGAAGCTGAAAGCCAGCGACACTGCAGCTTCCCctggaaggtggggaggaggaggaagcaagaggaGCCAACAGTGGAATGCGGGTGCTGGCTTCATGGGGGTTCATGTTAAAATTCTCCCAGCTGTTTCATATTTGGAGATGGGCATAAACTCATAAATGTTGGAGAAAATGGGGCCTACACATACTAGATTATAATCAACGATAAATTCTAAAGTaccaaaatgttaagaaaaatcaaGGGCGGCGCAGGGTGGTGTGCAGTGCACACACCGGCCCCCCCTTCCCGTTCTATGCCACCATCCGTGGGATGGGTGGAGCTTGCCCAGTGTCGCACTGATGCCCCCGCCCCGGAACTGGACTTTGCAAGGAGGAGGTGGCTCCTGACCCAGTCtggtggaggaggaaggctcACGGTCCGGAAGATTTTGAACCTGCATTTTAAGAAAGGACAGAAATGGGCCAAATGGACCAAGGGGGAAGAAAGGCAGGTGCTTCCTGCAGGGGTCTGGGTGCAGGAGAGAAGTTCTCAGGAGTTGGACCCCAGCGGCCTGTGGGGCTTGGGCACTGAGGCCAGGAGGGTTCCCTGCGCCTTTTTCCTGACCTTCAGGTTGTGGAGGGGAAGTGGCTTAGGTTTCCTAAGAGGCATAGTCCTGGATGTTCCCCCAAAGAGACTTTCCTGTCCTGATACAGGGGCGGGGCAGAAAGGGAACCCAGAGAGTGGGCCCTTGTCACCTGCCCATCCTGGCTGGCCACTGGCCGCTGGCTTCCCTCCTGAACATAGGTGGAGACAGGGGCTGCCAATGCTACTACTGCCTGGTGATGGTCATCACTGAGCCTTGGCTACCCCATCCATAAACCGGGATCACAAAGCCTAGCCAGTGGAAGTGGTGGCCATCCCTGGGACCCTATAGGGCAATGAGGGGACAGGGGGCGGGCTAAGCCTGAAGGGAGAAGTGGCCATGCGGGAACTCTGGAGACAGAGTGCTGTCCAGCAGGACTGACCTTAGGCAGTGCCCTCCGATAGAATATTTCTCTAGGAGCCACAGGAAAATGTAGAAAGAACAATCAAGTcaagttttaatgttttatccAACCCAGTACATTCAAAATGTTTCaatatgtaggggcgcctgggtggctcagtggctcagctgCTCCTCCACCATCTGGGACCGCAGATGTCAAAGTGGAGACTGAAGGCCTAGTGCCGACAGCCAGCTGATGGCTTGCAGGACTGGGAGGTGCCAGGCTCAGCTCTCAGAGGCTTCGTGTGTGAACTCATTTGCTCCCCTCAGTCCTTTGAGGGAAAGTCTCCAACAAGCCCCACTTAATAGGTGAACAAACTGAGAGACCCGGGGGCTTAGGAGCCTTGTTGCAGGTCGCAGACCGggagggaggaagccagggcTCTGAATGAAGGCTCTCTCATTCCAGAGTTGGAGGGTTTTATGCCCGTGACCCCCACCAGCCCCTCATGGGCTCTAACCCAGGCTTCCCACCCGCTCCCAGggaggcttcctgctggggcTGGTGCTGGCTGACTGGCTGCTGCAAGGGGTGTAGGAGAGGCTGGGCACGTGCCAGGGTACAGGGCAAGATGGCAGCAGGGCCTGAGGCTGCTCCAacgccaccaccaccactgctcgGTCGGTTCTCGAAAGCCCCAGTCCGGAAGAGGCTTCCGAACCAGACAGCCAACGAAAGGCACCCACCACTCTCCCAAATGATGCCTCACCCCCGTGTGGCCCTGTGATTTGTCCCAGGATCTCTCCATTGCCCCCATCTGTCCCCATTCAGGGCCCACCCTGGTGACAGAATCCATGGCCTCTCCAAGATTAGCGGCCCAGGGAGGCAGGCTCTGCTTCCTGGTGGCAGGCCTGCAGGGAAGCCATGGCCATTTTTAATTTACTGTGTAAGTAACTCGAAATGACTTCAGTCTTGCTCACATTTCTCAGAATTAATGAGAAGCAACCCAGCTCCCCCTGATATCTGCAAAGGTGTTGCCTCCTGGTGACTTCCCACTGGGGCGTAGCAGGAATTGCCTTCATCCTCAGCCCAGGTCCCTGCGCAGATCCCCCTGCAACCTCCTACCCCCTTTTCTTCATCCTCCTTACCCCCTGGGACTCACCCCTGCATACTTAGTTTAGGTAAATACTATCATGGGCACATCTCATTCTacttgctgtttttgttgttgttgttgttgttgtgggttttttttgttttgttttgtttttttaccatcAACATTATTTTCAGGTCTCTTCATGTTGATTTAAAAGATCGTagctcgggcacctgggtggctcagtgggttaagccgctgccttcggctcaggtcatgatctcagggttctgggatcgagtcccacatcgggctctctgctctgcagggagtcggcttcctcctctctctctcttcctgcttctctgcctacttgtgatctctctctgtcaaaataaataaataaaatctttaaaaaaaaaaaaaaaaaaaaaaaaaaaaaaaaaaaaaaagatcgtaGCTCATTTGAAGTGCTTCATTGGATTCCTTTATCAATTGTCTCATATATCACATTTCTGAGTTTAATTACACGTTAATGCCACACTTACACTGCTCCTAATGCTTTGCAAACACGGAAGAAAGTTCCTCTGGGGAGTGTACTCCTGCGGTGAAATTGTGGGTCATGGAGGACCACCATGCCCAGTCACTGTTCATCCCCAGCAGCTCCCCCAAATGACCCACAGATGGTGCAGGGCACAAAGGTTCCTGTTCCCTCACTTGGTTGCTTATATTTGATGTCACCCAACCGTCTTTCTGTTGGCTGTTCTGCTTGATGGAAAATGTGGTGTCTCTTCAGACTCTTCCTGGGCGTTCCAGTTCTCCCCTCTGGGCAATGCCCAGCAGACCCTTTGACCTTTGATGTTTGATATTTGGTCTTTCTCATGGTGGCCCCTGGAGGGACTAAGTGCTATCCTGCCCCACTCCCGTCTGCCGTGGCCGCCCCCTGCCGCTCATTGTGACGCCAGCCGCGGGCCGGGTCTCCCAGGCGGGCAGCAACGGCGGGACACAGTCCCTGTAGCTATGGCAGAGACGCAGGAGCTGCTGCTGCAGCTGCAGAAGGACAACCGCGACGGGCGACTGCGgaagcaggagctggaggagctggTGCGCGGGCTCGAGGCCGAGAGCGAGAGCCTCACCGCGCGCCTGCAGGACCTGCGCGAGCGCGAGCGCAGGTGCGCAGGAAGGGCGGCTCGATGGGGAAAAGCAGTCGCGCAAAGGTCGATTCCACCGACGGCGGCACCCGGGCCTAGGCAGAGCCGCCCGCCGGCCCGTCGGTTATTCCTCTTCGCCGGGGCCCGAAACCCCCGTCCCCATCTATTCAGGAGACCCACGAAGGGGAGGGGGCGGACCCCCAGCTTGGGCTTCCTCGGGCCCATTCGCAGCTGGCCTTTCCCGGGGGCTGCGGGAGCCTGAGCACCTGCCGCCTTCCGCGGTGGCAccacctcagtttcccctctgcaGCCTGCAGCGGAAGCAAAGCCAGTTGGCGCGGACCCTGTGCGGGGAGGCGCGCGAGGCGGCGCGGGAGCACGCGGAGAGAGCTCGCGGGCTGCTGGAAGCCGCGGAGCGGCGCCACCAGGACTTGGTGGGGACCAGGCCCTGGATGGGGCGGGATCGACGGGGAGGGCGGAGGCGGGGCCCTGGGTGGGTAAGGCCGGCCTCGAGGCTGCGGTCTCCGAGAAGCCCAGGCAGCCTCCTCGACCCCCTCCGCAGGAGCAACGTAACCGGCAGCTTCAGGAGCAGTGGGAAGAGCTGTCGAGTCAGGTACATTAAGGAGACGGCCTCGGTCTCTAGCTTCCCCTAGGAAGTCCCACTGTCGTCCTCGCCCCCCTTTTGGtgccctgtcccctcctctcAGGACATTCCCCTCTCCTCGAAGCCCCGCAAACTCCACCTTCATAAAACCCATCTCTAGCTCTTCTACTACGGAGGGGAACAACTGAGTCAGCAGCGCGCAGATCAGCGACTGGGGACTCAACTGATGGCGTTGCAGGTTGTTTGGGTGGGGCCCCCAAGATCCGAGCGGAGGCGCGGGCGGGGCCATAATGACCTGGGGGCGCGGAGGCTCCctgaggggcgggggtgggtagAGAGGAGGCTTGCGGGGGAGTCCCGGGCGTCCTGGACTCCTGACATTCCTTGGATCCGTCTGAAGAAACAACTGGAGCTGGTGGAGGCCAAGCACGCCAGGCAGGCGGAGAACCTGCGGCAGGTGAGGGCGGGGCCGGGGCCTGAAGGCGAAGGTCGGCTTCGGgtgttgggtgggtgggtgggtgggtgcgcAGGTGCGGGAGGATGGAGGGCCTGGCGCTACCCGGAGTCTCATCAGGGCTCCCCTCATCCCAGGGCGCGCAGCGGACGGAGGAGGCCTGGGCCAGCTTTCAGGAGCAGAGCGGAGTCCTGCAGGTACCGAGAGCCGCTCACGTCCCGACACCCCTCCAACCCCGGAGCTGCGGCGACCCCCAGTGCCCGCTCCCCCGGGTGTCTCCTCCCCCAGTCCTGAGGCCTCACTCCCACTCCCTCCAGGAGCTGCAGGCAAAGGTGGCGGAGGCAACTGCTGCGCTGGACGCCTCGCGGGACGACCCGGATCTGTAAGGGGGGCCAGGACTGTGGTGGTACGGTGGGGCGGCAGTGGGGCTGACTTAGATCGCTCACCTCGATGCCCTTCCCTGCAGGTGCGACTCCCATCCTCTTCGGGGGCAGGACTGCGCGGGCTCGCTCATGGAGGAGGTGGCCGAGGCTGACTGTGTGAGCGCGAACCCGGACCCGCTCTTCACGGGGGTCACCCGCACCCACGGGGCTCCGCCTCCCCTCGAGGTCCTGCCCCCTGACGGGCCCGCGACTACCCAGACCCGTACTCTGGGGGATGAGGGTTCTGGTCCCTTACGACTCCCGCCCCCTCCATGAAGGACCCGGAACTCGTGGCGCCCCCGCGCCGGGGCCGAGCTAGAAGCCGCTCCCTCTGTCCGCAGGAGATGCGGCTTTCCACGGGCACCGGCAGGGCTGGCATCAGGTGAGTCAGCGGGCAGGCGGCGGGCGCGCTGGGCTCGGGTCCACCCCACGACTTACTCTCCACCGCCCCCTTCCCCTGTCTGTCCATCCGTCCTTCGGTCCGCAGGCTGTGGGCGCTGGGCGCGCTGCAGACGCTGCTTTTGCTCCTGCTCGGCTTCCTGGCGCTGCCGCTGCTCTACCTGATGCTAGTGAACCCTTCGGCCCTCCGCCGAGGACTCCGGTACCTTATCTCGGACACCACCTTCCGCCGCCTGCGCTACACGCTGTCCCCGCTGCTCGAGCTGCGCGCGCGCGGCCTGCTGCCGACCTAGCGCGCATCACGCCGGCCGCGGCCGCCTGCACCTCTGTCTCGGTGTGGtttctgggagcctgggtggagGCCGAGGGGAGACTCTCGGGGGTGGGTCATGTGTTCCTTGGCCCAGCGGTCCTAGCACCTTGGTCTCAGCGGGTGCAAGGCCTTCCAGGCGGTTCTTGGGGTTGGAGAGGCTGCCCCGGGCTCCAGCTGGCAGAGCCCTAGACTTGCGCAGGAGCCCGGCGCGCCCTCTTCCGGCACCCGAGACTTGGGGTAGGGACTGGGGGTTCGCACCAAGAACTCCCGGGATCCCTCTTCCTACAGCGCCTGCTGCCGCACCAGAGCCACCTCGGAAGTTGGTCAGTATCTTTTTGCTAAACTTGGTTTTTCCCTGCTagtgagcctggggtgggggtggggggcgggggagcaggcggGTCAGGTCTTGGTCGGTGGAGGTTGGTGGTTCCCCCGGCCGCGTGGGGGGTTATTGAGGTCCCCGCAGCATCCGTTGGTTTTCTTGCGGCAGGTTCTTCAGGGCACCGGCCTGGGCATTGGTCTCCTGTGGTCCCCTTGCGGAACGTGCTGGTCCTGCTGGCGTCGCGCGCTCCCCGCGGCGGTCTTCGTTGGGAATcgtctttttataaataaaaagtctacCTAAAGGTAGACTGTTCTGCTTAGTGGAAATGATGAATCTtgagttttgtgggttttttttttttttgatacaaaTACTACTTTTATTCTTTACGGTTTTTGGTAGTGAAATTGTTCCGTGTATCTCCTTGTTGCGGGCGCGCGTGCACACACCCAGCGacacgcccccctccccccgccccgcaacACACAGGTTTTGACAGTGGTCTCCAAACAATCGTTTTCTTATTGATGTGTAGGTATTTAAGTCCTTTTGGGGTTAAATTTGTTTATGTAATCCTGTGTAtaaaatttcatcaaatttagaaATTGTGTGCTATGTCCTATAAAAATCCATTCCAGTCCAGAAATTGTAATACATACGGTAAATACCTTTAGTTGGTGTAAACATTTTGTTCATACATTCATTATAACATTTTGTTGCTAACCACTTTATGGTTTCATGCATaaatgggcatttgggttgtttccaccttttggctgtggTGAGtaatgcttctgtgaacattggTGTATCAATGTTtgttcttttgggtaaatacacagacttggaactgctggatcattgGGACTTCTGTGTTTAATGCTTTGAGGAGGAAGGGCTCGACTGCATTCCACATTTTACATCTCCAGGGCAGTGCAAAAGAGCTCTCATTTGCCCACATTCTCAAcaacatctgtttttatttatttattttaaaaagattttatttattaaatccttattaaaaagattttatttactaaatcacCATGACTATGActgaccccagctgaaaccaagagtcacttgcttaacctgagtcacccaggctcccccatttcgtttttcaaaaaaattttaaaaataatagccattttcacgagtgtgattttttttttctttcaatgtttaGGCATTGGATTAactttgggtggttttttttgtttgtttgtttttttagattattttcacttattttagagtgagagagagcatgagctggggaggaacagggagggacagaaggagagggaaagaatctcaagtgaACTGTGCgctggggaccctgagatcatgatctgatctgaaaCCAAGTCAAGTGCtcaaccaagtcacccaggtgccccaggcattgtgttactttttttcttccaagtttttatttaaatttcttattttttatactcTATAACTACAAAATTAAATCTGTGAAATAAGACTTTTTAGGGACATCTAGCTTTTATCCCAGCTCTCTCTACCCTGTTGCCTGCACTCCCTTAGAAGAAatattagggggcgcctgggtggctcagttggttaagccactgccttctgctcaggtcatgatccccgagtccagTCCACAatgggcttccagctcagcggggagtctgctgcttcttcagaccttctcccttctcatgctctctcactctctttcaaaatcttttttcttttttagagatttttgtttatttatttgacagagatcacaagtaggcagagagagaggaagcaggcttcccgcttgagcagagagcctgatgcggggctcaatcccagaaccctgagatcatgacctgagctgaaggcagaggctttaacccactgagccacccaggtgccccaataaaatcttaaaaattaggTTGTTGTAATGGACTCTTCTTTATTCCCTCTTAACTAAGTGAAATATACAGTGAGGACCTCCTCCGTTTCTTAGATGAACACGGGTGTACCCGGTGGACTTCTCTGCTCCCCTTTCAGCACAGGGCTCTGAGCAGTGTCAGAGGAGCTGTGTTCTTACCCACCTGCAGTGATGCGGTGGATTCCCACACTTT contains these protein-coding regions:
- the TMEM191C gene encoding transmembrane protein 191C, translated to MAETQELLLQLQKDNRDGRLRKQELEELVRGLEAESESLTARLQDLRERERSLQRKQSQLARTLCGEAREAAREHAERARGLLEAAERRHQDLEQRNRQLQEQWEELSSQLFYYGGEQLSQQRADQRLGTQLMALQKQLELVEAKHARQAENLRQGAQRTEEAWASFQEQSGVLQELQAKVAEATAALDASRDDPDLCDSHPLRGQDCAGSLMEEVAEADCEMRLSTGTGRAGIRLWALGALQTLLLLLLGFLALPLLYLMLVNPSALRRGLRYLISDTTFRRLRYTLSPLLELRARGLLPT